The Brassica napus cultivar Da-Ae unplaced genomic scaffold, Da-Ae ScsIHWf_1254;HRSCAF=1789, whole genome shotgun sequence genome segment CGCACTTGGCGTGATGCTCCTGATATGGGGGTAGCAAGGAAACGCCCCGAGTCTGCTCTTATAGACGGCAAGATATATGTAGTTGGAGGAGAAACAAAGGAGTCCTCCTCCTGGCCTGAGGTTTTTGACCTAAAGTCTCAGACTTGGAATCCATTGCCTAGCCTCAATGATGACGACAAAGCTGAGGTTCAGCTTCGTATAGGAGAGCTATTGGCCACCACAAGTAACCATAAAAGGTATGCGTTTGACTCCAAACAAGGAACATGGAAGGAACAACTAGCCCTTATGGAACCACTAGGGCTTTCTTATAATAGGAGTGGACCTTGGTGCATTATAGACAATgtaaagtttagtgtttttaagcGCAAGCTTATGTGGTCTGAGCGTGGAAACTGGTTCAGTGTCAAGGGTTTGAAAGATGTGTGTACCAAGCCTCATGTTAACCACCATACAACAATTCAGTTAGCTAACCATGGTGGTGGAAGTATCCTAGTTATATGGGACGAGCTACATTCACTCGAGTTTCCAGTGGCCGGGAAGACGCGGAAACATGTCTGCACAAACAGGAGAATTTGGTGTGCTGTGATTAAGTTGGAGAAGCGCTTCTTCGGATTGAAGTTTGAGGTTTGGGGGAAGGTTGTACGGTCGAATGCTTTGCTTACAGTCCCCAAATCATTCAAGTTATTAAGCTGTGTTACCCTTTAATTTgctcttcattttcttttttttttacattggtTTTATTGTGAATTTTGGATATTTATTACGGAGTATATAGGCCTTACGTGCCTTCTTTCATTTTGGTCacgataataataatatttctgtAGCCAAGGCTTTCTTGATAACCAAGCAAATTATGTACTAAACAGCAGATGGACAAGGACAGGTTACAATTGGATATACAAACTAGCATTGACCTTGGGCTTCTATACTATTTTCTGCTTTTCCTAT includes the following:
- the LOC106421050 gene encoding F-box/kelch-repeat protein At5g39560, which gives rise to MARLYSRPKRSTKSKVEQPPPKKKKEEMNTTTVSTRASLCSRPIRSTKLEQPPQKKKKERNSSSAGWFSLQLIPDEIVLNCIARISKSQYRSLSLVSKTFRSLISSPELYRVRSLIGNTEPCLCIRQELPTHDRWYILDQTLVTSTNSNGLIKDEFNLLPITTSSSLSKSTTLAVGFEVYQMGGDQLPSSTVRVLDFRTRTWRDAPDMGVARKRPESALIDGKIYVVGGETKESSSWPEVFDLKSQTWNPLPSLNDDDKAEVQLRIGELLATTSNHKRYAFDSKQGTWKEQLALMEPLGLSYNRSGPWCIIDNVKFSVFKRKLMWSERGNWFSVKGLKDVCTKPHVNHHTTIQLANHGGGSILVIWDELHSLEFPVAGKTRKHVCTNRRIWCAVIKLEKRFFGLKFEVWGKVVRSNALLTVPKSFKLLSCVTL